From Deferrisoma camini S3R1, the proteins below share one genomic window:
- a CDS encoding acyl-CoA thioesterase: MAPPFRHRQKIRFRDTDCQGHVFNANYFAYFDDAVTDFLEVRGVPYPLVTERGHDMVLVRAECDFRSSAVLGEELEIRVRVERFGRTSMTFVLEATEVGSGRTVAEGREVYVVLDRTTGRSCPVPEYLKDALAADRPA, translated from the coding sequence ATGGCCCCGCCGTTTCGGCATCGCCAGAAGATCCGGTTCCGCGACACCGACTGCCAGGGGCACGTGTTCAACGCGAACTACTTCGCCTACTTCGACGACGCGGTCACCGACTTCCTGGAGGTCCGGGGTGTGCCCTACCCCTTGGTGACCGAGCGGGGCCACGACATGGTGCTGGTGAGGGCGGAGTGCGATTTCCGCTCGTCCGCGGTGTTGGGGGAGGAGCTGGAGATCCGGGTCCGGGTGGAGCGGTTCGGGCGCACCTCCATGACCTTCGTTCTCGAGGCCACCGAGGTCGGATCCGGCCGCACCGTGGCCGAGGGCCGGGAGGTGTACGTGGTGCTCGACCGCACCACGGGCCGCTCGTGTCCGGTGCCCGAGTACCTGAAGGACGCCCTGGCCGCAGACCGGCCCGCCTGA
- a CDS encoding 2-oxoacid:acceptor oxidoreductase family protein: MRIEVRLAGSGGQGLITAGIILAEAAGLHEGKNVVQTQSYGPEARGGASKAEVVIADGPIHYPKAQRLDILLAMTQEACDRYFHDLQHEGALLVDADLVPTPPSSSALSVPIVRKVREELGRELFANIAALGVLAGATGVVGLPALEAAVLARVPAGTEEPNRKALELGFGLGRDAAANPRESEPYEADE; encoded by the coding sequence ATGCGGATCGAAGTACGGCTGGCCGGCTCCGGCGGACAGGGCCTGATCACGGCCGGCATCATCCTGGCGGAGGCCGCCGGCCTCCACGAAGGCAAGAACGTGGTCCAGACCCAGTCCTACGGCCCGGAGGCCCGGGGCGGGGCCAGCAAGGCCGAGGTGGTCATCGCGGACGGCCCCATCCACTACCCCAAGGCCCAGCGCCTCGACATCCTGCTGGCCATGACCCAGGAGGCGTGCGACCGGTACTTCCACGACCTCCAGCACGAGGGGGCCCTGCTCGTGGACGCGGACCTGGTGCCCACCCCGCCCAGCTCCTCGGCCCTGTCGGTGCCGATCGTGCGCAAGGTGCGCGAGGAGCTGGGCCGGGAGCTGTTCGCCAACATCGCGGCCCTGGGCGTGCTGGCGGGGGCGACCGGGGTGGTGGGGCTTCCGGCCCTCGAGGCCGCGGTGCTGGCCCGGGTGCCGGCCGGCACCGAGGAGCCCAACCGCAAGGCCCTGGAGCTGGGGTTCGGCCTCGGCCGCGACGCCGCGGCGAACCCCAGGGAGTCCGAACCCTACGAGGCCGACGAGTAA
- a CDS encoding 2-oxoacid:ferredoxin oxidoreductase subunit beta has translation MERSNRQIIQRYLRHNKKFPHIWCPGCGNGVVLGCLLRAIDRIGWIKDDVVLVSGIGCSSRAPVYVDFNTLHTVHGRALAFATGVKLARPHLHVVTLMGDGDSVGIGGNHFVHACRRNIDMTAVIINNQIYGMTGGQVSPATPQGALSTTTVYGNLDQPFDISRLAEAAGATFVARSTTYHVKELEKVLGQAFRHVGFSVVEVVAGCPTTYGRRNKLGGPVEMMRWQKEKAVSVKKAREMAPEELAGRIVTGVLVDRDAPEYTREYEKIREAARAAQPEPTVEEDKVDRTGAEP, from the coding sequence ATGGAACGGTCGAACCGACAGATCATCCAAAGGTATCTTCGCCACAACAAGAAGTTCCCCCACATCTGGTGTCCGGGCTGCGGCAACGGGGTGGTGCTGGGGTGCCTGCTGCGGGCCATCGACCGGATCGGGTGGATCAAGGACGACGTGGTGCTGGTCAGCGGGATCGGGTGCTCGAGCCGGGCGCCGGTGTACGTGGACTTCAACACCCTGCACACGGTGCACGGCCGGGCCCTGGCCTTTGCCACGGGGGTGAAGCTGGCCCGTCCCCACCTGCACGTGGTGACCCTGATGGGCGACGGAGACTCCGTGGGGATCGGGGGGAACCACTTCGTGCACGCCTGCCGCCGCAACATCGACATGACCGCGGTGATCATCAACAACCAGATCTACGGCATGACCGGCGGCCAGGTGAGCCCGGCCACGCCCCAGGGGGCCCTGTCGACGACCACGGTGTACGGCAACCTGGACCAGCCGTTCGACATCTCGCGGCTGGCCGAGGCGGCCGGGGCGACCTTCGTGGCCCGGTCCACCACCTACCACGTGAAGGAGCTGGAAAAGGTGCTGGGGCAGGCGTTTCGCCACGTGGGGTTCTCGGTGGTGGAGGTGGTGGCGGGGTGTCCCACCACCTACGGCCGGCGCAACAAGCTGGGGGGGCCGGTGGAGATGATGCGCTGGCAGAAGGAGAAGGCGGTGTCGGTGAAGAAGGCCCGGGAGATGGCGCCGGAGGAGCTGGCCGGCAGGATCGTCACGGGGGTGCTGGTGGACCGCGACGCCCCCGAGTACACCCGGGAGTACGAGAAGATCCGGGAGGCGGCCCGGGCCGCCCAGCCGGAGCCCACCGTGGAGGAGGACAAGGTCGACCGCACCGGCGCCGAGCCCTAA
- a CDS encoding 2-oxoacid:acceptor oxidoreductase subunit alpha — protein MRPQGSRELLLQGNEAVVEGALAVGCSFYAGYPITPSTEIAEGLAARLPAVGGTFLQMEDEIGSLAACLGASLAGAKAMTATSGPGFSLMQELIGYGCVAEIPVVIVNVMRGGPSTGLPTSPSQGDVMQARWGTHGDHPIIVLTASSVREAFDMTVRAFNLSEKYRNPVILLLDEVVGHMREKVRLPARGAVGRVDRIRPSMPPEWYAPYDETNTGVPPMAAFGDGYRYHVTGLVHDRMGFPTQQKTEIVQGVNRLFRKIERGFREICLTEEANTDDAEAVVVAYGSVARSAREAVEELRAQGKKAGLLRLQTLWPFPRAAFERILGQGSVRSFLVCEMNRGQVYREVLRVVRGRSDVHKLTRNDGELITPAEIAKALREWL, from the coding sequence ATGAGGCCCCAGGGATCCCGGGAGCTCCTGCTCCAAGGCAACGAGGCCGTGGTGGAAGGAGCCCTTGCCGTGGGATGTTCGTTCTACGCCGGCTACCCCATCACGCCCTCCACCGAGATCGCCGAGGGGCTGGCGGCCCGGCTGCCCGCCGTGGGCGGCACGTTCCTGCAGATGGAGGACGAGATCGGGAGCCTGGCGGCGTGTCTGGGCGCGAGCCTGGCCGGGGCCAAGGCCATGACGGCCACCTCGGGGCCGGGGTTCAGCCTGATGCAGGAGCTCATCGGCTACGGGTGCGTGGCGGAGATCCCGGTGGTGATCGTGAACGTGATGCGGGGCGGGCCGTCCACGGGGCTTCCCACCAGCCCGTCCCAGGGGGACGTGATGCAGGCCCGGTGGGGCACCCACGGCGACCACCCGATCATCGTGCTCACGGCCTCCTCGGTGCGGGAGGCGTTCGACATGACGGTGCGGGCGTTCAACCTGAGCGAGAAGTACCGCAACCCGGTGATCCTGCTCCTGGACGAGGTGGTGGGGCACATGCGCGAGAAGGTGCGGCTGCCGGCCCGGGGGGCGGTGGGCCGGGTGGACCGGATCCGGCCCAGCATGCCCCCCGAGTGGTACGCGCCCTACGACGAGACGAACACGGGCGTGCCGCCCATGGCGGCGTTCGGGGACGGGTACCGGTACCACGTGACGGGGCTGGTGCACGACCGGATGGGGTTTCCCACCCAGCAGAAGACCGAGATCGTCCAGGGGGTGAACCGGCTGTTCCGGAAGATCGAGAGGGGGTTCCGGGAGATCTGCCTCACCGAGGAGGCCAACACCGACGATGCCGAAGCGGTGGTGGTGGCCTACGGGTCGGTGGCGCGAAGCGCCCGGGAGGCGGTGGAGGAGCTGCGGGCCCAGGGGAAGAAGGCGGGGCTGCTGCGGCTCCAGACCCTGTGGCCGTTTCCGCGCGCCGCGTTCGAGCGGATCCTGGGGCAGGGCAGCGTCCGGTCGTTCCTGGTGTGCGAGATGAACCGGGGGCAGGTGTACCGGGAGGTGCTCCGGGTCGTCCGGGGCCGGAGCGACGTGCACAAACTCACCCGAAACGACGGCGAGCTCATCACCCCGGCCGAGATCGCCAAGGCCCTGCGGGAGTGGCTGTGA
- a CDS encoding 4Fe-4S dicluster domain-containing protein — translation MSRKRAPAAAAAPPKENPITVYEAWCKKCGICIAFCPKNVLERGPDGHPAPVRPEDCIRCHMCELRCPDFAITVKDEEDQT, via the coding sequence ATGAGTCGGAAACGAGCCCCTGCGGCCGCGGCCGCCCCTCCCAAGGAAAACCCCATCACCGTGTACGAGGCCTGGTGCAAGAAGTGCGGCATCTGCATCGCGTTCTGCCCGAAGAACGTGCTGGAGCGGGGGCCCGACGGCCACCCGGCGCCGGTGCGGCCGGAGGACTGCATCCGGTGCCACATGTGCGAGCTGCGCTGCCCCGACTTCGCGATCACCGTCAAGGACGAGGAGGACCAGACATGA
- a CDS encoding ABC1 kinase family protein — MAPPEPARRRRWARAVRLFLERAGPGFVKLGQVLSVRPDLVPEPLRRELEALQDRAAPVPWARVRHTLEQALGADLRETFRALDPRPVASASIAQVHRALLPSGRAVALKVLRPGVEREMARNLRLARRLSPVLGLWPSLRGRVDARSLWDEIERAARDELHLRGEGETAAELGRRFRGDPWIRVPRVFWGHTARRVLTTEWVEGHKISAPEARGHPSYPALAEAGARAFFRQVLEFGLFHADLHPANLLVTRDGRIAYVDFGIRGRLDPGERHAVLGTLAGMLSRDPALALRHLERLGVRVPEAHRSAFVQEVGRALDAGLGPCLGEVPVASIGMGLLRAARRHGVRFPHRHAVLVKALLSIEGTARMLHPGFSLERCARGYLRELALRRVDFATVAEALWRGTALMGLGGLVASQTARRSPRKVFSLAPDG; from the coding sequence ATGGCGCCGCCTGAGCCGGCCCGCCGGCGGCGATGGGCCAGGGCCGTTCGGCTGTTCCTCGAACGGGCCGGCCCGGGGTTCGTGAAGCTGGGCCAGGTGCTGTCGGTCCGGCCCGATCTCGTGCCCGAACCGCTGCGCCGAGAGCTCGAGGCCTTGCAGGACCGGGCCGCTCCGGTACCCTGGGCCCGGGTCCGCCACACCCTGGAACAGGCCCTCGGCGCCGACCTCCGGGAGACGTTTCGGGCCCTGGACCCCCGACCCGTGGCGAGCGCGTCGATCGCTCAGGTGCACCGGGCCCTCCTGCCGTCGGGTCGGGCGGTCGCGCTCAAGGTGCTCCGACCCGGGGTGGAGCGGGAGATGGCCCGCAACCTGCGCCTCGCAAGACGGCTGTCTCCCGTGCTGGGGCTGTGGCCGTCCCTGCGGGGCCGGGTGGACGCCCGCTCCCTGTGGGACGAGATCGAACGGGCCGCCCGCGACGAGCTGCACCTGCGGGGCGAGGGCGAGACCGCGGCCGAGTTGGGCCGGAGGTTCCGGGGGGATCCGTGGATCCGGGTGCCCCGGGTGTTCTGGGGCCATACGGCCCGCAGGGTGCTCACCACCGAGTGGGTCGAGGGCCACAAGATCTCGGCCCCGGAGGCCCGGGGGCATCCGTCGTACCCGGCCCTGGCCGAGGCGGGCGCGCGGGCGTTCTTCCGGCAGGTGCTCGAGTTCGGCCTGTTCCACGCCGACCTGCACCCGGCCAACCTGCTCGTGACCCGGGACGGCCGGATCGCGTACGTCGATTTCGGCATCCGGGGGCGGCTCGACCCCGGCGAGCGCCACGCGGTGCTGGGCACCCTGGCCGGGATGCTCAGCCGGGACCCGGCGCTGGCGCTCCGGCACCTGGAGCGGCTGGGGGTTCGGGTTCCCGAGGCCCATAGGTCTGCCTTCGTACAAGAGGTGGGCCGTGCCCTCGACGCGGGGCTGGGGCCCTGTCTGGGAGAGGTTCCGGTGGCATCCATCGGAATGGGGCTGCTGCGGGCGGCACGGCGGCACGGGGTCCGGTTTCCCCACCGCCACGCGGTGCTGGTCAAGGCCCTGCTGTCCATCGAGGGAACGGCCCGCATGCTGCACCCCGGCTTCTCGCTGGAGCGGTGCGCCCGGGGCTACCTGCGGGAGCTGGCCCTTCGGCGCGTGGATTTCGCAACGGTTGCCGAGGCCCTCTGGCGCGGCACTGCTTTGATGGGGCTGGGCGGGTTGGTCGCCAGCCAAACGGCGCGGCGATCCCCCCGCAAGGTGTTCTCCCTGGCCCCTGACGGCTGA
- a CDS encoding sensor histidine kinase, protein MTELFALAVDRGGAVAALVLAVLIQREALALPRSVSGVYFRWLGGLILAFAAARAVSHLVLPSVAGHWAGAGKLFQVTGAFNTVLFAGLAVATGFHRQTSHLQQVVVDERERLRAELAEAQARLQAHRDRLVEAVATARTVLRQVVEHADYSQRFPNPAAPLCWKRVECPEPDCPARGNTEERCWRVRGGAEADRPCRFESCPDCPVYREATADEIGALAETVNDLLYLLERSAGERRLYLSALSHDIRGQLGSVRGFLELLADPQTPADPQELVSLARFSLERVTHLAETLVLDGRAKAGMLEPQPRPLGSRPLLEKVLAAFSPHAEMRGVHTRIVVEPGCPDRFRADPLMLERALANLVDNALKHSPQGTAVTLRATAGERGGIRLAVEDQGPGIPAERRPEVFRPFCSWDEGGTGLGLFVVAAVARAHGGRAWVEDGPGGRGTRFWIEIPRGEPSEGQA, encoded by the coding sequence GTGACGGAGCTGTTCGCCCTGGCGGTGGATCGGGGAGGGGCGGTCGCGGCCCTGGTGCTGGCCGTGCTGATCCAAAGGGAGGCCTTGGCCCTTCCCCGGTCGGTCAGCGGCGTGTACTTCCGGTGGCTGGGGGGGTTGATCCTGGCGTTCGCGGCCGCTCGGGCCGTGTCCCACTTGGTGCTGCCGTCGGTCGCCGGTCATTGGGCCGGGGCCGGAAAGCTGTTCCAGGTGACCGGCGCCTTCAACACCGTGCTGTTCGCCGGGCTCGCCGTGGCCACCGGGTTCCACCGGCAGACGAGCCATCTGCAGCAGGTGGTGGTGGACGAGCGGGAACGGCTGCGCGCCGAGCTGGCCGAGGCCCAGGCCCGGCTCCAGGCCCATCGGGACCGGCTGGTCGAGGCCGTGGCCACCGCCCGCACCGTGCTCCGGCAGGTGGTGGAGCACGCGGACTACTCCCAGCGGTTCCCCAACCCGGCCGCCCCGCTGTGCTGGAAGCGGGTGGAGTGCCCCGAACCGGACTGCCCCGCCCGGGGGAACACGGAAGAACGGTGCTGGCGCGTGCGGGGGGGCGCCGAAGCCGACCGGCCGTGCCGGTTCGAGTCGTGCCCGGACTGCCCGGTGTACCGGGAGGCCACGGCCGACGAGATCGGCGCCCTGGCCGAGACCGTGAACGACCTGCTGTACCTGCTGGAGCGCAGCGCCGGCGAGCGCCGGCTCTATCTGTCGGCCCTCAGCCACGACATCCGGGGGCAGCTCGGTTCGGTGCGGGGGTTTCTGGAACTCCTGGCCGACCCGCAGACCCCAGCGGACCCCCAGGAGCTCGTGTCGCTGGCCCGGTTCTCCCTGGAGCGGGTCACCCATCTGGCCGAGACGTTGGTGCTGGACGGCCGGGCGAAGGCGGGGATGCTCGAGCCCCAACCCCGGCCCCTGGGGAGCAGGCCCCTGCTGGAGAAGGTGCTCGCGGCCTTCTCTCCCCACGCGGAGATGCGCGGGGTGCACACCCGCATCGTGGTGGAGCCCGGCTGCCCGGACCGTTTCCGGGCCGATCCGCTGATGCTGGAGCGGGCCCTGGCGAACCTCGTGGACAATGCCCTCAAGCACTCGCCCCAGGGCACCGCGGTCACGCTGCGGGCCACCGCCGGGGAGCGGGGGGGGATCCGGCTCGCGGTGGAGGACCAAGGGCCCGGCATTCCGGCCGAGCGGCGCCCCGAGGTGTTCCGGCCGTTCTGCAGCTGGGACGAGGGGGGCACCGGGCTGGGGCTGTTCGTGGTGGCCGCCGTGGCCCGGGCGCACGGGGGCCGGGCGTGGGTCGAGGACGGCCCCGGCGGCCGGGGGACCCGGTTCTGGATCGAGATCCCAAGGGGCGAACCGAGCGAGGGGCAGGCATGA
- a CDS encoding IS701 family transposase, which produces MEHDLDRFTARYRSHFTSRTRSCVKAAEAYFAGLAQARKRNMERIAEVVPDADDQRLQHFVSYSPWDHREVIDHVARDADRLLGGSPNTCLIVDESGFPKKGDRSVGVARQWCGRLGKVENCQVGVFAALARDGEVTLTDARLYLPKAWAEDSARCKRAKVPEAERGYRTKPELALEMVRHARRLGVEFAWVGADSFYGADPKFLRGLDADGEVFVVDVKASQRIYLEDPRPQVPPRRSARGRAPQRPRAQGPEPIRVDAWVRNQPGEAWRRLSYRDSTKGPLWVEVLHRRVWVWDGRESKAHCWHLIVRRSVRNPGEIKYTLSNAPEQTSVRRLAYMQGQRYWVERSLQEAKSEVGMAEYQVRLWQGWHHHMAMVLMALLFLLEARRKHRGAFPLLSARDVREVLSVLLPRANATLEDALAQMARRHRRRASAMASHTRKANQSQAL; this is translated from the coding sequence TTGGAGCACGACCTGGATCGGTTCACAGCACGCTACCGATCGCATTTCACCTCTCGTACCCGCTCGTGCGTGAAGGCCGCCGAGGCGTATTTTGCCGGCTTGGCGCAAGCCCGGAAGCGAAACATGGAGCGCATCGCAGAAGTCGTTCCGGACGCCGACGACCAACGCCTGCAGCATTTTGTGTCGTACTCCCCGTGGGATCACCGCGAGGTGATCGACCATGTGGCCCGTGACGCCGACCGGTTGTTGGGAGGCTCCCCCAACACGTGTCTGATCGTGGACGAAAGTGGGTTCCCCAAGAAGGGCGACCGATCGGTTGGCGTTGCGCGCCAGTGGTGTGGGCGCCTGGGCAAGGTGGAGAACTGCCAGGTGGGCGTGTTTGCCGCCCTGGCCCGCGACGGGGAGGTGACGCTCACCGATGCACGGCTGTACCTGCCGAAGGCGTGGGCCGAGGATTCGGCCCGGTGCAAGCGGGCGAAGGTTCCGGAAGCCGAGCGGGGGTATCGCACCAAACCGGAACTGGCCTTGGAGATGGTTCGGCACGCCCGGCGCCTGGGGGTGGAGTTCGCCTGGGTGGGGGCAGATTCGTTCTACGGGGCCGACCCGAAGTTCCTGCGGGGGTTGGACGCCGACGGGGAAGTGTTCGTGGTGGATGTGAAGGCGTCCCAGCGGATCTACCTGGAGGATCCTCGGCCCCAGGTACCCCCGCGGCGCAGTGCGCGTGGGAGAGCGCCCCAACGGCCTCGGGCGCAGGGGCCGGAACCGATCCGGGTGGATGCGTGGGTGCGCAACCAACCGGGGGAGGCCTGGCGGCGTTTGTCGTATCGGGACTCCACGAAGGGCCCACTGTGGGTGGAGGTGCTTCACCGCAGAGTGTGGGTGTGGGACGGGCGGGAGTCCAAGGCCCACTGCTGGCACCTGATTGTGCGGCGCTCGGTGCGCAACCCGGGGGAGATCAAGTACACGCTGAGCAACGCGCCGGAGCAGACGTCGGTGCGGCGATTGGCGTACATGCAGGGGCAGCGCTATTGGGTGGAGCGAAGCCTGCAGGAGGCCAAGAGCGAAGTGGGCATGGCCGAGTATCAGGTGCGGTTGTGGCAGGGGTGGCATCACCACATGGCGATGGTGCTGATGGCGTTGTTGTTCTTGTTGGAGGCACGCCGAAAGCATCGTGGTGCGTTCCCCTTGTTGAGCGCGCGCGACGTGCGGGAAGTGCTCAGCGTTTTGCTGCCGCGCGCGAACGCGACACTGGAAGACGCCTTGGCGCAGATGGCCCGACGTCACCGGCGAAGGGCATCCGCGATGGCATCGCACACCAGAAAAGCCAATCAAAGCCAAGCGTTATGA
- a CDS encoding motility protein A, with the protein MDLATIIGLAAGVILILSSIVIGGAPLAFVDIPSVLIVVGGVTAVTFIMFPMRTVMGAVKVAVKAFKEDTWNLDEIIDQMVSLSRLARTNGILALEDAEKEITNPFLKKGIQLAVDGNEEELIRFIMATDVSFTQQRHAIGQKVFKQMGAMGPAFGMIGTLIGLVQMLRSLDDPSSIGPSMAVALLTTLYGALIANLVCLPIANKLEYRSREEALAKQVITEGIISIMQGANPKVLKDKLEAFVAPGMRKEKRDGGSGGEAAGEAA; encoded by the coding sequence ATGGACCTGGCAACGATCATCGGGCTTGCGGCAGGGGTCATCCTGATCCTCTCGTCCATCGTCATCGGTGGGGCGCCGCTGGCGTTCGTGGACATCCCGTCGGTGCTGATCGTGGTGGGCGGCGTGACCGCGGTGACCTTCATCATGTTCCCCATGCGCACCGTGATGGGTGCCGTGAAAGTGGCCGTGAAGGCGTTCAAGGAAGACACCTGGAACCTGGACGAGATCATCGACCAGATGGTGAGCCTGTCGCGGTTGGCCCGCACGAACGGCATCCTGGCGCTGGAGGACGCCGAAAAGGAGATCACGAACCCGTTCCTGAAGAAGGGAATCCAACTGGCCGTGGACGGCAACGAGGAGGAGCTCATCCGGTTCATCATGGCCACGGACGTGAGCTTCACCCAGCAGCGCCACGCCATCGGGCAGAAGGTGTTCAAACAGATGGGGGCGATGGGCCCGGCGTTCGGCATGATCGGGACCCTGATCGGGCTCGTGCAGATGCTCCGGAGCCTGGACGACCCGTCCTCGATCGGGCCGTCCATGGCCGTGGCCCTCCTGACCACCCTGTACGGAGCCCTGATCGCCAACCTGGTCTGCCTGCCGATCGCCAACAAGCTGGAGTACCGGAGCAGGGAGGAGGCGCTAGCGAAGCAGGTGATCACCGAGGGGATCATCTCGATCATGCAGGGCGCGAACCCCAAGGTGCTCAAAGACAAGCTGGAGGCGTTCGTGGCGCCCGGCATGCGCAAGGAGAAGCGCGACGGCGGTTCGGGCGGGGAAGCCGCGGGGGAGGCGGCCTAG
- a CDS encoding OmpA family protein gives MGMDDLLNQGPQEEAEEGAPAWMATFADLSTLLLTFFVLLLSFANMDVQKFREMLGSVKDAFGVQKETWGDYMARSQTPIEQMLEQAMQDQAQSEGQDQEQGASMQQFMSIVQALFQDLGGAAEVYMDDQGVTVRVEGKLLFPSGSADLRPEAAAVMDRIAALMNKYTFDLYILGHTDSVPIHTERFPSNWELSAARATAALRYLVEKGADPTRLVAVGFADSRPVAPNDTPEGRAKNRRVEFLFKNPESLPSGGYRPAGP, from the coding sequence ATGGGTATGGACGATCTCCTGAACCAGGGCCCCCAGGAGGAGGCCGAGGAGGGTGCCCCGGCGTGGATGGCGACCTTTGCCGACCTGTCCACCCTTCTGCTGACCTTCTTCGTTCTGCTCCTGTCCTTCGCGAATATGGACGTCCAGAAGTTCCGGGAGATGCTCGGCAGCGTCAAGGACGCGTTCGGGGTGCAGAAGGAGACCTGGGGCGACTACATGGCCCGGTCCCAGACCCCGATCGAACAGATGCTCGAGCAGGCCATGCAGGACCAGGCCCAGAGCGAGGGCCAAGATCAGGAACAGGGCGCGTCGATGCAGCAGTTCATGAGCATCGTCCAGGCCCTGTTCCAGGACCTCGGGGGGGCGGCCGAGGTGTACATGGACGACCAGGGGGTCACGGTCCGGGTCGAGGGCAAGCTCCTGTTCCCGTCCGGCTCGGCCGACCTCCGGCCCGAGGCCGCCGCCGTGATGGACCGGATCGCGGCCCTCATGAACAAGTACACCTTCGATCTCTACATTCTGGGCCACACCGACTCCGTGCCGATCCACACGGAGCGGTTTCCCTCGAACTGGGAGCTGAGCGCGGCCCGGGCCACGGCCGCGCTGCGGTACCTGGTGGAGAAGGGGGCGGACCCGACCCGGCTGGTGGCGGTGGGGTTCGCCGACAGCCGCCCGGTGGCGCCCAACGACACCCCCGAGGGCAGGGCCAAGAACCGGCGGGTGGAGTTCCTCTTCAAGAACCCCGAGAGCCTGCCGTCGGGCGGGTACCGCCCCGCCGGCCCCTGA
- a CDS encoding CheR family methyltransferase — MSPGRRFPHPWDELPWFTTLADAVARAGGLDLRAYKESAVVRRVRARAKALGEADAEAYARRVAHDPAEARRFARSLSVAVSGFFRDPAVFQALGRLLPELAAQREGPRGLRLWSVGCSKGQEAYSLAATMLQARPEPPPFRVLGTDRDERALARAREGVYGDRDVEGLPTDLRARVLERAGAGRWRVRAEVRERVEFRTADLLDPASYPERVDLIACRNVLIYLRRPVQVWVLEHLASALAPGGALVLGTSETLLGLRPELFVPWDARLRIYRKRG, encoded by the coding sequence GTGAGCCCCGGCCGTCGTTTCCCCCACCCCTGGGACGAACTCCCCTGGTTCACCACCCTGGCCGACGCCGTGGCCCGGGCGGGCGGGCTGGACCTGCGGGCCTACAAGGAGAGCGCGGTGGTGCGGCGGGTCCGGGCCCGGGCCAAGGCCCTGGGGGAGGCGGACGCCGAGGCCTACGCCCGACGGGTGGCGCACGACCCGGCCGAGGCCCGGCGGTTCGCCCGCAGCCTCAGCGTGGCGGTCTCGGGTTTCTTCCGGGACCCCGCGGTGTTCCAGGCGCTGGGGAGGCTGCTGCCGGAGCTGGCAGCCCAGAGGGAGGGCCCCCGGGGGCTGCGCCTGTGGAGCGTGGGATGCTCCAAGGGGCAGGAGGCCTACTCCCTGGCCGCGACGATGCTCCAGGCCCGGCCCGAACCGCCCCCGTTCCGGGTGCTCGGCACCGACCGGGACGAGCGGGCCCTGGCGCGGGCCCGCGAGGGGGTGTACGGCGATCGGGACGTGGAGGGGCTTCCGACGGACCTGCGGGCCCGGGTGCTGGAGCGGGCCGGCGCCGGCCGGTGGCGGGTCCGTGCCGAGGTGAGGGAACGGGTGGAGTTCCGCACCGCCGACCTCCTCGACCCGGCCTCGTACCCCGAGCGCGTGGACCTGATCGCCTGTCGCAACGTGCTCATCTACCTGCGCCGGCCGGTGCAGGTCTGGGTGCTCGAACACCTGGCCTCCGCGCTGGCCCCCGGCGGGGCGCTGGTGCTGGGCACCAGCGAGACGCTCCTGGGGCTGCGGCCCGAGCTGTTCGTGCCGTGGGATGCGAGGCTGAGGATCTACCGGAAGAGGGGCTGA